AGGACAATCCTCCCTACATGGATGCGCAGCAGTCCGATCTTTTATTTATTCCGCCAAACCAACCCTGGTTCTGACAAATGCCTGGTTAAAAAATTCATGATACGTAAAAGCAGCTGTATCCCCGGTGGTGACCCGGCTGCCATCGATTGGCAGCATGTCTTTCTCATACCGGGCCAGGCCGGTTATCTCTCCCTCTGGGAGGTAAGTAGGACAGATGATAGTCCAATCGAGGTTTGTTTTACGGAAAGTATTGTATACACTCAGGTGATCCTGTGCAGCAATGGTTGTCTTTCTCTTCGATTCTTTTGATAGAAATCGGAATGTACCTGGTTCAGACCTGGATTGAAGGATCCCTGCTGTACCCACCGTAATGACCCTCTTTATTCCTTGTTCGGCCATTCCCTCACAAAGAATAGGGGTGAAGGCAGACAAAACGTTATTTTTATCTGTTGAAAGACAGGAAATAACCCCGTCCTGTCCCTGAAGTGCTTTATGAACGTCCCTTTTTTCAACGGCATTACCTTGAAACAGCCTCATGTTAGGAGGAAGTGGGGACGCAAGTTTTTCAGGTGAGCGTACGAAAAGGGTATAAAGGTGACTGCTCTCAGCAGCCAGTTTAATAATGTGATTTCCAACTCTTCCGGTAGCTCCAAAGAGTAAAATATTCATAATGGTAACGTCCTCCTGATTTTTGCTCTATTATATCTTTCTCACAGTTGCAGTGCCAAGTAAACCGTCCATAGCGGCTGTGATGCTAACGAATTTTCAACATTGTTTTTTCACGTTATAATATGGATACAGACTGTTTGACTGGGAGAGTATATTATGTTTGAAATGATAGAAGGAATCAGTGCCATTTTGAGGGAACCGTTTATGAATGCAGCCAACCGTGCAGAGTCGATTCCCCTTTTATTTGCGTTACTTCTTGGTCTGGTGGGGGCTCTTGCTCCATGCCAGTTCTCAGGGAACCTGAGTGCGATCACTCTTTACGGATCAAAATCTGTAAATCACGGTGTTTCTTGGGCAGACTCTTTATTTTATACATTGGGAAAAGTCGTTGCATTTACCTTGATTGGAAGCATTGTCTGGATAGTGGGTCAGGAATTCCAAAGGGAGTTGACTCAGTATTTTCCATGGATCCGGCGTATTCTAGGCCCGATGCTTATTGTAATCGGTATTTATATGCTTGGGTTGTTCACAATGAGGTGGACGGTGAGGCTGTGGAAAAAGCCAGGTCATCGATCCAGTGGGAAAAAGGGGAAATGGGGTGCGTTTATGCTCGGTTTCAGCTTTTCTCTCGGTTTCTGTCCGACAATGTTTTTGTTGTTTTTCATGCTGCTTATGCCTGTAACGTTTACGAGTGCCACAGGATTTGTTCTTCCTGCCATATTTGCAGTAGGGACAGCCATCCCATTTCTTATTGTAATCGGGGTCATCTCCTACCTGGGAGCAGGTGGTGTTGTGATGAAAAAAGGAAGACGCCTCGGCCTTATTGTGCAGCGCACAGCAGGTGTAGTGATGATTGCCATCGGAATTCTGGACATCTCGATGTTTTGGTAAAAAACAAGTTGTTGATTCCTGCTCATTGCAATCCGCCGCCAGGGCAAAGCCCTGAGGAGGCTCGGCGCGAGTCCGCGGAAAAGGAGTGTATTCCGTTCAACAAAGCCTGGAACATCGATGAGAGATTGAGAAATCCCCAACAATTACATTTTCACAGTAGCTTTTAATTAGTTTCAGTAAAGAGGACGGCACATAACACCACCTTATGAGCCGCCCGTTTTTAATGCCATATGATGATTTCACAGATCCCGCAGTTCAAAGCCTACTCATTAAGGAGAAACCCTTCTTTAGCCAGGGCCTCAATCGCTTCTTCCAAAAGCTCAGGGCTCGGTGCTTCAAGAGTATGAAGGTGGACACCGTCGGTCAGTTCTGACAAATAGGAGGCATTATTCGCTTCAATCTTTGCAACGAATTTCTCTGCCTCTACGCGGTTGCTTACCATTATGGAGGCAGTCAGATCACCGTAGACGGGGTGCTCGACTGTGACATCCTTAACTGTTATTCCGTGGTCGACGAGAAGAAAAAGCTCGTCCTTCGTCTGGTCAGGTTTATGACAGCAGGCAACAACCCGGTGGTTTGGAGAACCGGGTTCCCGGTCTACCAGGACGTACCCCTGGGAAGTTGCCATGACGGGAATTTCCCTTGCTTTAAGTAAGGAGATATCCTGGACAATAACCTGGCGGCTTACATTCATCCTGTCAGCAAGCTGTGTACCTGTTAAAGGACTGCCGGCCGCTTTAAGCATGGTGTGAATTTTGTTTCTGCGTTCTTCCCCGAGCCATTTTTTTGGCATCCGAATCTTCCTCCGTTCTTTTTGTAATGGTTGAGATTACCTCAACCGCACGGATAAGGTCTTCCTTGCTCGTTGACAGTCCAACAGACAGGCGGACGAATTCACGAGATTCTTGTTCTGATTTCCCTATAGATGATAATACATGGGAAGCTTCTTGTTTGGCAACCTGACAGGCACTTCCCGTAGACACACAAATTCCGTAACGGTCCAGCGTGAGCATTATGTACTGCCCCTCTATTCCGGGAAGGCGGAAACCGGCTATGTGAGGACAGACCGACGTATTGTGACCTTCAATGACTGCATTTGGAACACGTGCTTTTAAGCATTTTATAAAAAATTCCCGGAGTCTGTGGAGTTCATCTTCTGCTTTTACCGGGTCACAATCCAGAACGGCTTTGGCAAATGCCGCAATCCCTGGTGTATTTGCCGTTCCGGGACGAAACCCTCTTTCGTGTGAGGGGCTTGTAAAGTAATCGAGTTCCTGCCAGTTCACACCTTCTTTTATGTATACTGCACCTACACCTTTTGGACCGTACAATTTATGTGCGGAAACACTGAGAGCATCCACGTTTAACTCCTTTACATCTATGGGCACTTTTCCAAAAGTCTGTACGGCATCCGTGTGAAATAAAACCCCTTTTGCATGACAAATGTGACTAATCTCCTTTATGTCCTGAATTGTCCCGATTTCAGAGTTTCCGTGCTGAATAGAAGCGAGAACCGTATCTTCCTGGATTGCTTCAATAACAACAGAAAGGGGGACCCTGCCATCTTTGTCCACATCAAGAAAAGTAACAGAAAACCCGTTTTCCTTAAGCAATTCAACAGAAGATAAGACGGAGGGGTGTTCAATCTTTGTCGTGATCACATGCTTGTCTTTTCCCTTATAAGGGGCCGTGAGAGAACGAATCGCTCTGTCGTTGGCTTCTGTACCGCCCCCTGTAAAATAAACCTCTGATGGGTCTGCTCCCAGTGCTCCTGCAACTGCCTTTTTGGAAGCTTCATAGATTTGCGAGGCCCCGTAACCACCCTCATGAAGGCTTGCTGTATTCCCATAAAATCGGGAGGCTGTTTCGTGATAGACAGCCAGTGCGGTCTGGCTCATCGGTGTTGTTGAAGCATGATCTAAAAAAATCACAAAATCCTCTCCTTTAAAAAAAACAGTTGTATTAAGTGTAAAGTTATGTAAAGATATGTGTCAAGACACCTGTAAATTTTTAAAAAGGGGTGTACATATGCGGAAATTGAATGTGATTATACTGGGCAGTGGTCTGGCTGCTCTGACTGCTGCCAGGGAATTGTCTGTGAACTGTAATGTGATTATTTTCACAAAGACTGGGAGAGCAAGCTCCTGGAAAGCACAGGGAGGAATTGCGGCGGCGGTGAATGAGGATGATGTAAAACACCATGCAGCTGATACATTATATGCAGGCGCGGGTCATGGGAATGAAAGAGCTGTGAAGACCCTTGTCCAGGACGGTGTCAGGGCTGTTCACGAATGGATTAAAGAAGGGATGTCGTTTGATAAAGAATTAAACGGAGACTTTGCCCGGTGCCTTGAAGGTGCTCATTCGGTGCGCCGTATTCTTCATGCCGGTGGAGACCAGACGGGTAAGCGGATGATGGAGCATATCCTGTCAACCTGCCTTACAATTGACCTTTTCACGGACAAGAAGGTCGTTGATCTGATCATAAATGAAGGGTCTTGCAGAGGGGTTACGGTCAAAGGGCGTAATGGAGGGATTGAGCATGTCTTTGCCGACGCCGTTGTAATTGCAACCGGGGGGTATGGAGGGCTGTTTGACTCTTCCTCTGCAGACAAATCCCTTGCAGGTGAAGGTTCAGCCCTTGCCTACAGGGGAGGAGCTGAACTGGAAGATATGGAGTTTACGCAGTTTCATCCAACACTGCTCTGGTCAGAAAATAAAAGTCACGGGCTTATTTCAGAAGCTGTAAGAGGAGAAGGGGCTGTGCTGGTAAATGGGAAAAACGAGCGCTTAATGGCTTGGCATCCGTTAAAAGACCTGGCTCCCAGAGATGTAGTTGCCCGTACACTCTATGAAAATGTGAAAAAAGGCATTCCTGTTTTTCTCGATATTCAATGCGTAACTGATATGGAAAAACGGTTTCCAACCGTAAGTGCAATTTGTAAAAGAGCTGGTGTGGATTTATATAAAGGTAAAATACCAGTCAGGCCAGGGGCCCATTTCTCAATAGGCGGAGTCCGAACAGATATAAACGGCTGTACGTCTGTAGAAGGGCTATACGCGGCAGGAGAAGCAGCTTGTACCGGGGTTCACGGGGCAAACCGGCTTGCGAGCAATTCTCTGCTGGAAACGATTGTGTTTGGAAAAAGAACTGCATCGCATATTGCTGCTACGGTCCGTCCCCGGAATATTAACACTTCAGCTACCCGTAGAGCAGACATAAAACCCTTGAAATTTCCCGAAAAGGAAGCTGTTATCAAAGCAGTATCACACGGGGCAGGGATTGAAAAAAATCCAGATGACCTTAAGGAACTCATAGGTTTTTGTGAGACGTTTCAAGTGAAACAGCATGTACATAGCCTGAGGGAAAATTGGAAGTTAAAAGAGGTTGAAGTGAGTAATATGCTCATTACAGCCTGGCTCATCGCCACATCATCTCTGATCCGGACTGAATCCAGAGGCAGTCATTATCGAAGCGACTGCCCCGTGCAGAATCCGGAGCAGTGGGAAGGAAAGAAAGTCATACGTCACATCAGTGAAAAGCTGATCAGACCTTGTTTTACAGAAGGGAGTACCGAATATGAACCAATGGATACTGAAACCAATGCTTG
This DNA window, taken from Alteribacter keqinensis, encodes the following:
- a CDS encoding cysteine desulfurase family protein gives rise to the protein MIFLDHASTTPMSQTALAVYHETASRFYGNTASLHEGGYGASQIYEASKKAVAGALGADPSEVYFTGGGTEANDRAIRSLTAPYKGKDKHVITTKIEHPSVLSSVELLKENGFSVTFLDVDKDGRVPLSVVIEAIQEDTVLASIQHGNSEIGTIQDIKEISHICHAKGVLFHTDAVQTFGKVPIDVKELNVDALSVSAHKLYGPKGVGAVYIKEGVNWQELDYFTSPSHERGFRPGTANTPGIAAFAKAVLDCDPVKAEDELHRLREFFIKCLKARVPNAVIEGHNTSVCPHIAGFRLPGIEGQYIMLTLDRYGICVSTGSACQVAKQEASHVLSSIGKSEQESREFVRLSVGLSTSKEDLIRAVEVISTITKRTEEDSDAKKMARGRTQKQNSHHA
- a CDS encoding sulfite exporter TauE/SafE family protein, which translates into the protein MFEMIEGISAILREPFMNAANRAESIPLLFALLLGLVGALAPCQFSGNLSAITLYGSKSVNHGVSWADSLFYTLGKVVAFTLIGSIVWIVGQEFQRELTQYFPWIRRILGPMLIVIGIYMLGLFTMRWTVRLWKKPGHRSSGKKGKWGAFMLGFSFSLGFCPTMFLLFFMLLMPVTFTSATGFVLPAIFAVGTAIPFLIVIGVISYLGAGGVVMKKGRRLGLIVQRTAGVVMIAIGILDISMFW
- a CDS encoding transcription repressor NadR, with the protein product MPKKWLGEERRNKIHTMLKAAGSPLTGTQLADRMNVSRQVIVQDISLLKAREIPVMATSQGYVLVDREPGSPNHRVVACCHKPDQTKDELFLLVDHGITVKDVTVEHPVYGDLTASIMVSNRVEAEKFVAKIEANNASYLSELTDGVHLHTLEAPSPELLEEAIEALAKEGFLLNE
- the nadB gene encoding L-aspartate oxidase is translated as MRKLNVIILGSGLAALTAARELSVNCNVIIFTKTGRASSWKAQGGIAAAVNEDDVKHHAADTLYAGAGHGNERAVKTLVQDGVRAVHEWIKEGMSFDKELNGDFARCLEGAHSVRRILHAGGDQTGKRMMEHILSTCLTIDLFTDKKVVDLIINEGSCRGVTVKGRNGGIEHVFADAVVIATGGYGGLFDSSSADKSLAGEGSALAYRGGAELEDMEFTQFHPTLLWSENKSHGLISEAVRGEGAVLVNGKNERLMAWHPLKDLAPRDVVARTLYENVKKGIPVFLDIQCVTDMEKRFPTVSAICKRAGVDLYKGKIPVRPGAHFSIGGVRTDINGCTSVEGLYAAGEAACTGVHGANRLASNSLLETIVFGKRTASHIAATVRPRNINTSATRRADIKPLKFPEKEAVIKAVSHGAGIEKNPDDLKELIGFCETFQVKQHVHSLRENWKLKEVEVSNMLITAWLIATSSLIRTESRGSHYRSDCPVQNPEQWEGKKVIRHISEKLIRPCFTEGSTEYEPMDTETNA
- a CDS encoding NAD(P)-dependent oxidoreductase, whose product is MNILLFGATGRVGNHIIKLAAESSHLYTLFVRSPEKLASPLPPNMRLFQGNAVEKRDVHKALQGQDGVISCLSTDKNNVLSAFTPILCEGMAEQGIKRVITVGTAGILQSRSEPGTFRFLSKESKRKTTIAAQDHLSVYNTFRKTNLDWTIICPTYLPEGEITGLARYEKDMLPIDGSRVTTGDTAAFTYHEFFNQAFVRTRVGLAE